In Candidatus Defluviilinea proxima, a single genomic region encodes these proteins:
- a CDS encoding LacI family DNA-binding transcriptional regulator produces the protein MIQSDRSKRVTIKDVAQAAGVSTQTVSRVMNKFSYVSDETRQRVEEVVEQLGYRPSTLARSLSQQRSYTLGVVTFGLKYIGPSRTLNGIADKADELGYMLLMKELDSLDANRIDDVIDSLLARQVDGVLWVAPEIADNHAWVDDRLEKFPVPFLFIAMQPRSNIASIATDNYWGGVMATQHLLDCGRKNIGHISGPRGWWEADERKRGWREALVAAGFDISEKHCTEGNWSSSSGEQAFCQLLELFPDMDAIFVGNDQMALSVLREALRRGIRVPEQLAVVGFDNIAESAYFYPSLTTISQDLQLLGEQSVQNVVEMIQAAQENTPIIAKSDFIRPVLVVRESSKLV, from the coding sequence GTGATTCAGTCCGATAGGTCAAAGCGTGTCACGATCAAAGATGTAGCGCAAGCCGCAGGCGTTTCTACGCAGACGGTTTCACGTGTGATGAACAAGTTCTCTTATGTTTCAGATGAGACACGACAAAGGGTGGAAGAAGTGGTTGAGCAGTTGGGGTATCGCCCTAGCACTCTTGCACGAAGTTTAAGCCAACAACGCAGTTATACATTAGGTGTAGTCACTTTTGGGTTGAAATATATTGGGCCTTCGCGTACCCTAAATGGGATAGCTGATAAGGCAGATGAACTTGGTTATATGCTTTTGATGAAAGAGCTTGATAGTTTGGATGCCAACAGAATTGACGATGTGATTGACTCGCTTCTTGCTCGTCAGGTGGACGGTGTTCTGTGGGTAGCTCCGGAGATCGCTGATAATCATGCTTGGGTTGATGATCGTCTTGAAAAGTTTCCGGTGCCGTTTTTGTTTATTGCGATGCAACCGCGAAGTAATATCGCCAGTATTGCAACGGATAATTACTGGGGCGGTGTGATGGCAACACAGCATTTACTGGATTGTGGACGAAAAAATATTGGACATATTTCTGGTCCACGGGGTTGGTGGGAGGCAGATGAGCGGAAGCGTGGGTGGCGTGAGGCGCTCGTTGCGGCTGGTTTTGATATTTCAGAAAAGCATTGTACTGAGGGGAATTGGTCTTCATCTAGTGGTGAACAAGCGTTTTGTCAATTGCTTGAGTTGTTTCCAGATATGGATGCTATTTTTGTTGGTAATGATCAGATGGCTTTAAGTGTTTTACGGGAAGCGTTGCGGCGTGGCATTCGTGTCCCTGAACAATTGGCAGTAGTTGGTTTTGACAACATTGCAGAGTCTGCATATTTCTACCCATCGCTTACGACTATTTCTCAAGACCTTCAGTTACTTGGAGAGCAGTCAGTTCAAAATGTAGTAGAGATGATACAGGCTGCACAGGAAAACACCCCTATTATTGCCAAGTCGGATTTTATTCGGCCTGTTCTTGTTGTTCGTGAAAGCTCGAAATTGGTCTGA
- a CDS encoding heme-degrading domain-containing protein: protein MDDILKQLLSEEQELQFTSFNEETAWKLGSRIAEQCMKDGLPVTIDITFGSRQLFHVSLRGASADNDEWVKRKVRLVYRFGHSSFYIGQQLKSKGKRIEEAYLLSESEYAPHGGCFPVIVKGTGIVGTVTVSGLPQEEDHKLVVQAIRAYLAEEK, encoded by the coding sequence ATGGACGATATATTGAAACAATTACTCAGCGAAGAACAAGAACTTCAATTTACAAGTTTCAACGAAGAGACTGCCTGGAAGTTGGGAAGCCGGATAGCGGAACAATGCATGAAAGATGGATTGCCCGTAACGATTGATATCACATTTGGGTCGCGCCAATTATTCCATGTCAGTTTGCGTGGCGCCTCTGCAGATAACGATGAGTGGGTAAAGCGTAAGGTTCGTCTTGTATACAGATTCGGGCATAGTTCGTTTTATATTGGACAACAGTTAAAGAGTAAAGGTAAGCGTATCGAAGAAGCATACTTGCTATCTGAAAGTGAATACGCTCCGCATGGGGGATGTTTCCCTGTGATCGTCAAAGGTACAGGTATTGTTGGTACCGTCACAGTCTCTGGATTGCCACAAGAAGAAGATCATAAATTGGTTGTTCAAGCAATTCGTGCATATCTGGCAGAGGAGAAATAA
- a CDS encoding extracellular solute-binding protein, which yields MSRKIYTVFSFLLIVAFALSACGGAKPTATEAPVQATEAPAQPAATEAPMATEAPSTAEKVTVTWWHIGTAEKDTKLYQAFADEYMAAHPNVNIEITILENEAFKTKMATVMQSGEPPDIFHSWGGGVMNEYAKADLLRDITPEMDADGGAWRSTISPGPLGVYSYLGKVYGVPTDMGMVGFWYNKELFAQAGIDAPPTTWTELLDDVKALKAAGITPIAIGEGDKWPGHFWWGYLITRICGQAGFEAAAITRTGSFTDPCIIEASKKLQELAQLEPFQDGFLSATYGDEATAVGNGKAAMELMGQWAPAVQKDNSESKQGIGDNLAWFGFPMVEGGAGDPSDGYGGGNGYAVGKNAPDEAVDFLKYLSAAEQATRMAENGGALPVVKGASGVTDPYLLTIQEKTGQAKYFQLYYDQALPPALGSVVNDNVQALFAGALTPEEAAQAVEDAFAQETK from the coding sequence ATGTCTCGCAAGATTTATACTGTTTTTAGTTTCTTGCTTATCGTTGCATTTGCGCTTTCCGCATGCGGTGGTGCCAAGCCTACAGCAACAGAAGCGCCTGTGCAAGCTACAGAGGCTCCTGCTCAACCGGCGGCCACAGAAGCCCCAATGGCTACCGAAGCTCCGTCCACGGCTGAAAAGGTTACCGTCACTTGGTGGCACATAGGAACTGCTGAAAAAGATACCAAGTTGTATCAAGCATTTGCCGATGAATATATGGCGGCCCACCCGAATGTAAATATTGAGATCACAATTCTTGAGAACGAGGCCTTCAAGACCAAGATGGCAACGGTTATGCAATCTGGTGAACCCCCTGATATCTTTCATAGCTGGGGTGGCGGTGTAATGAATGAATACGCCAAAGCAGACTTGTTGAGAGATATTACCCCTGAAATGGATGCTGATGGTGGTGCATGGCGTTCCACAATTAGCCCTGGCCCATTAGGTGTGTACTCATACTTGGGCAAAGTCTATGGTGTACCAACGGACATGGGTATGGTTGGTTTCTGGTACAACAAGGAATTGTTTGCTCAAGCTGGAATTGATGCTCCTCCCACAACCTGGACGGAACTCCTTGACGATGTGAAAGCACTTAAAGCTGCTGGCATTACACCGATCGCAATCGGTGAAGGCGATAAGTGGCCCGGCCATTTCTGGTGGGGTTATCTGATTACCCGTATCTGCGGACAGGCAGGTTTCGAAGCGGCGGCAATTACACGCACGGGTTCATTTACAGATCCATGTATCATTGAAGCAAGCAAGAAACTTCAGGAATTGGCTCAGCTTGAACCGTTCCAGGATGGATTCCTTTCCGCTACCTATGGCGATGAAGCAACAGCTGTTGGTAATGGAAAAGCAGCCATGGAACTTATGGGACAGTGGGCACCGGCGGTTCAAAAGGATAACAGCGAGAGCAAGCAAGGCATTGGCGACAATTTAGCCTGGTTTGGTTTCCCGATGGTTGAAGGTGGCGCTGGCGATCCTTCTGATGGCTACGGTGGTGGTAACGGTTATGCTGTTGGAAAGAACGCACCTGATGAGGCTGTTGATTTCTTGAAGTATTTGTCAGCTGCTGAGCAAGCGACTCGTATGGCCGAAAATGGAGGAGCTTTGCCGGTTGTGAAGGGTGCTTCAGGCGTGACAGACCCCTATCTGCTTACCATTCAAGAGAAGACCGGGCAGGCGAAATATTTCCAATTGTATTACGATCAAGCTTTGCCCCCAGCGCTTGGTTCTGTCGTTAATGACAATGTACAGGCCCTTTTTGCTGGCGCACTGACACCTGAGGAAGCGGCGCAGGCAGTAGAAGATGCGTTTGCACAGGAAACAAAGTAA
- a CDS encoding sugar-binding protein, giving the protein MSKKLLYNLLAVLVLASLVLTACGGGSSSASEKKLVGISMPTKSSTRWISDGESMVKEFQAMGYETDLQFADNDIPNQLAQIENMVTKGAKVLVIAAIDGTTLSDVLQKAHDNGAIVISYDRLITKTPNVDYYATFDNFGVGVIQGTQLLEGLGLKPGEKAPAGVGPFNVELFGGSPDDTNAFYFYDGAMSVIQPFIDDGTIVIQSGQMGMDKVGTLRWLAATAQARMDNLLSAYYTDKRVDGVLSPYDGLSIGILSSLKGVGYCTPEQPCPIVTGQDAEVASVKSIIAGEQTYTVFKDTRVLAKQAAKMADQALKGETVEINDTKTYDNLVKVVPSYLLTPISVDINNYQKELVDTGYIKAEDLK; this is encoded by the coding sequence ATGTCTAAGAAATTGCTCTACAATTTGCTGGCTGTACTGGTGCTTGCCAGCCTCGTCCTCACTGCTTGTGGTGGTGGTAGTTCTTCCGCATCCGAAAAGAAGTTGGTTGGTATCTCCATGCCGACCAAGAGCTCAACCCGCTGGATCTCTGACGGCGAGAGCATGGTCAAAGAATTCCAGGCCATGGGTTACGAAACCGACCTGCAATTTGCTGACAATGACATCCCCAATCAGTTGGCGCAGATCGAAAACATGGTCACCAAGGGTGCCAAGGTTCTCGTGATCGCAGCCATCGATGGCACGACTCTCTCTGATGTTCTTCAGAAGGCTCATGACAACGGCGCGATTGTGATCTCCTATGACCGCCTCATCACCAAGACCCCGAATGTTGACTACTACGCCACCTTCGATAACTTCGGTGTGGGCGTCATCCAGGGCACTCAACTCCTTGAAGGCCTCGGTCTGAAACCCGGCGAAAAAGCTCCCGCTGGTGTTGGCCCCTTCAATGTTGAACTCTTCGGTGGTTCCCCCGATGACACGAACGCTTTCTACTTCTATGATGGCGCTATGTCTGTTATCCAACCCTTCATCGATGACGGCACAATCGTTATCCAAAGTGGTCAAATGGGTATGGACAAAGTCGGTACTTTGCGCTGGCTTGCTGCAACCGCTCAGGCTCGCATGGACAACCTTCTGAGCGCGTACTACACCGATAAGCGTGTTGACGGCGTTCTTTCCCCGTACGATGGCCTTAGCATCGGTATCCTTTCCTCCCTGAAGGGTGTTGGTTATTGCACACCCGAACAGCCATGCCCGATCGTGACCGGTCAGGATGCAGAAGTTGCTTCCGTCAAGTCCATTATCGCTGGCGAACAAACCTATACCGTGTTCAAGGACACTCGCGTTCTTGCCAAACAAGCCGCCAAGATGGCTGATCAGGCTCTGAAGGGTGAGACAGTTGAGATCAATGACACCAAGACCTATGACAACCTTGTCAAGGTTGTGCCTTCCTACTTGTTGACCCCCATTAGCGTTGATATTAACAACTACCAGAAAGAATTGGTAGATACTGGCTATATCAAAGCTGAAGACCTGAAATAA
- a CDS encoding ATP-binding cassette domain-containing protein, translated as MSDAILEMRNITKTFPGVKALNNVSFSVTQGEIHALVGENGAGKSTLMKVLSGIYPYGTYQGEIYFQGKECRFRDITESEKVGLVIIHQELALIPFLSVAENLFLGNERAKNGVIDWNESISRTKELLDRVGLHESPSTLITDMGVGKQQLVEIAKALAKEVKLLILDEPTASLNENDSEKLLELLLQFKSHGISSILISHKLSEVSKVADSITILRDGATIETLDCHKDVITEDRIIRGMVGRDLTHRFPPREKNIGEVIFEVRDWNVYHPIHEDRKVSTNVNINVRKGEVVGISGLMGAGRTELAMSIFGHAYGTRISGKAYRNGKEVDITTIDKAIENGIAYATEDRKAYGLVLIQEVKNNITLANLEEISTRQVINEPQEMKVTSEYRDKLNIKCSSIQQLALNLSGGNQQKVVLSKWLFASPEILILDEPTRGIDVGAKYEIYTIINRLASEGKGIILISSELPEILGVCDRIYVMRDGKIVGEMPASEASQEKVMKYIMTQQEVVEQ; from the coding sequence ATGTCTGATGCTATTTTGGAAATGCGCAATATCACAAAGACTTTCCCTGGTGTAAAAGCGCTTAATAATGTGAGTTTCAGCGTGACCCAGGGAGAGATACATGCTTTGGTAGGGGAAAATGGAGCGGGGAAATCAACATTGATGAAAGTGTTAAGCGGCATATATCCATATGGTACCTATCAAGGGGAGATTTACTTTCAAGGCAAGGAATGCCGATTCCGGGATATTACTGAATCTGAAAAGGTCGGACTTGTCATTATCCACCAGGAACTTGCGCTGATTCCTTTTCTTTCTGTAGCTGAGAATCTGTTTCTTGGTAATGAACGTGCTAAAAATGGCGTGATCGATTGGAACGAATCTATTTCAAGAACAAAAGAATTATTGGATAGAGTGGGGTTGCACGAATCGCCTAGTACACTGATCACAGATATGGGCGTAGGGAAACAACAGTTGGTTGAAATTGCCAAAGCTTTGGCAAAAGAGGTCAAGCTTCTCATTCTGGATGAACCGACAGCGTCTTTAAATGAAAATGATAGTGAGAAACTTCTTGAGCTATTGCTTCAATTCAAATCACATGGAATTTCCTCGATTTTGATCTCTCATAAATTAAGCGAAGTATCCAAAGTAGCCGATTCGATCACTATTTTGCGCGATGGCGCGACAATTGAAACTTTGGATTGTCATAAAGATGTTATTACAGAAGATAGGATCATTCGTGGCATGGTTGGACGCGATCTAACCCATCGCTTCCCGCCACGTGAGAAGAATATCGGAGAAGTTATTTTTGAAGTGCGGGATTGGAATGTTTATCATCCCATCCACGAGGATCGTAAAGTAAGTACAAACGTGAACATTAACGTCCGTAAGGGCGAAGTAGTTGGGATTTCGGGGTTGATGGGTGCTGGAAGAACGGAGCTGGCGATGAGTATTTTCGGCCATGCTTACGGCACCCGTATTAGTGGCAAGGCTTATAGAAATGGTAAAGAAGTGGATATCACCACTATTGATAAAGCCATTGAGAATGGAATTGCTTATGCAACGGAAGACCGAAAAGCATATGGACTGGTCCTGATCCAGGAGGTCAAAAATAACATCACTCTGGCAAATCTTGAAGAAATTTCAACTCGCCAAGTGATCAATGAACCTCAAGAGATGAAGGTTACCAGCGAGTATCGCGATAAGCTTAATATTAAGTGCTCCAGCATTCAGCAACTCGCTCTTAATCTTTCTGGCGGTAATCAGCAGAAAGTTGTACTTAGTAAATGGTTGTTTGCAAGCCCGGAGATTTTGATCCTTGATGAGCCTACACGTGGTATTGATGTTGGAGCGAAATACGAGATCTATACCATTATCAATCGTCTTGCCAGTGAAGGAAAAGGGATCATCTTGATCTCATCAGAACTGCCGGAAATTTTGGGGGTTTGTGATCGCATCTACGTAATGCGTGATGGCAAAATTGTTGGTGAAATGCCCGCCAGCGAAGCATCTCAGGAAAAAGTAATGAAATACATTATGACTCAACAAGAGGTAGTGGAACAATGA
- a CDS encoding sugar ABC transporter permease: MKTLSTLFKNNVREYGMLIALIAVMVFFQVQTDGVLMKPVNITNLVLQNSYVITMALGMLLIIITGWIDLSVGSVVAVIGALAGVLIVRYDMNWVLVVILSLLLGAAIGAFHGYFVAYLKIPAFIVTLAGMLIFRGLTIALLRGESVGPFPRGFQNISSGFIPDFFQYEGFHITTMLIGVILSVLLIWLDLRARRNQQKYGFEVTPFYFFVVKNIGITAAVMGLCYLMASYKGLPNVLVLLFVLISFYSFITSSSVIGRRIYAMGGNEKAARLSGVNTPRLLFYTFINMGVLASLAGLIVAARLNSSTPNAGDGMELDVIAACFIGGASPSGGVGKVIGALVGAFLIGVLNNGMSIMGVGIDWQKVVKGVVLLVAVLFDVYNKNKSG; encoded by the coding sequence ATGAAAACTCTTTCGACGCTTTTCAAGAATAATGTTCGTGAATATGGTATGTTGATCGCGCTTATTGCGGTCATGGTGTTCTTCCAGGTTCAGACTGATGGCGTACTCATGAAGCCTGTAAATATCACCAACCTTGTTCTACAGAACAGCTACGTTATCACCATGGCGTTAGGCATGTTGTTGATCATTATTACCGGCTGGATCGATCTGTCTGTGGGCTCGGTTGTCGCTGTGATTGGAGCACTCGCGGGTGTACTGATCGTCCGGTACGATATGAATTGGGTTCTAGTTGTTATACTTTCCCTGTTGTTGGGAGCGGCGATTGGAGCTTTTCATGGCTACTTTGTTGCGTATTTGAAGATCCCAGCCTTCATTGTTACTTTGGCGGGTATGTTGATCTTTCGTGGTCTGACCATTGCCCTACTTCGGGGAGAGTCTGTGGGGCCGTTTCCCAGAGGGTTTCAAAACATCAGTTCTGGGTTTATTCCGGACTTTTTTCAATACGAAGGGTTTCACATCACTACCATGTTGATCGGGGTGATCCTTTCCGTGTTGCTGATATGGCTGGATCTGCGTGCCCGAAGAAATCAACAGAAATATGGCTTTGAGGTAACACCGTTCTATTTCTTTGTTGTCAAAAATATCGGGATCACCGCGGCAGTCATGGGATTGTGCTATTTGATGGCTTCCTATAAAGGACTTCCCAATGTGCTAGTCCTCCTTTTTGTGTTGATCTCGTTTTATTCCTTCATTACGAGTTCGTCAGTGATTGGCCGCCGTATTTACGCAATGGGTGGCAACGAAAAAGCGGCCCGACTTTCAGGTGTCAATACACCGCGCTTGTTGTTCTATACATTCATCAACATGGGTGTTCTTGCTTCTCTGGCTGGCTTGATCGTTGCGGCACGCCTGAATAGTTCCACACCGAATGCGGGAGACGGTATGGAGTTGGATGTTATCGCAGCCTGTTTCATCGGAGGCGCATCACCTAGCGGTGGTGTCGGTAAGGTGATTGGTGCATTGGTTGGCGCTTTTCTGATCGGTGTTCTGAATAATGGTATGTCCATTATGGGCGTTGGTATCGACTGGCAGAAGGTTGTTAAAGGTGTAGTTTTGTTGGTCGCGGTCTTGTTCGATGTCTACAACAAGAACAAGAGTGGATAG